The proteins below are encoded in one region of Myxococcales bacterium:
- a CDS encoding PEGA domain-containing protein — translation MRRLVGRGLFKYGVSVVVMGLQVSLAFAQSAETSDPGKDEARTRFKQGVALARSGNCEGATAEFEASYALYQRPNTLYNIAQCQETLFRYDRAVEYYEKFLAIAAPDDPDRPAVEATMRSLQNLLARVEVQSNLQGDVWIGDRKIGVAPGTVLLPAGRHVLEVRRDGYLPARREIQAAGRQTLSVSVELKQSISGTPAQSDEAPRHKLTTTVTHEEDSGGLSPAFFWGALGATLISAGVGTFFGLQALSLKSDADNIDPRLSRTNEKSDIDNTALMADVFFVGAAAFAASSVVLFILTDWEGGSKRKERMMSAEAASVTPWFSAQSAGLSLKGAL, via the coding sequence ATGCGAAGATTGGTAGGACGTGGGCTATTCAAGTATGGCGTGAGCGTAGTGGTCATGGGACTGCAGGTCTCGTTGGCTTTCGCTCAAAGCGCAGAGACAAGTGATCCTGGCAAAGACGAAGCAAGGACACGCTTCAAGCAAGGTGTCGCCCTTGCGCGCAGTGGAAACTGCGAAGGAGCAACTGCCGAATTTGAAGCCTCTTATGCTCTTTATCAACGTCCCAACACCCTCTACAACATCGCGCAATGCCAAGAAACCTTGTTTCGTTACGATCGCGCAGTGGAGTACTATGAAAAGTTTCTTGCGATTGCAGCGCCAGATGATCCCGATCGTCCCGCAGTGGAAGCAACGATGCGTTCCTTGCAAAACCTGCTCGCCCGAGTCGAAGTTCAGTCCAACCTGCAAGGTGATGTGTGGATTGGCGATCGAAAAATCGGCGTAGCCCCAGGCACAGTGCTACTGCCAGCTGGACGGCATGTGCTCGAAGTCAGGCGTGACGGTTATTTGCCGGCGCGGCGCGAAATTCAAGCTGCTGGACGGCAAACCTTGAGCGTAAGCGTGGAGCTTAAGCAAAGCATAAGCGGCACCCCAGCTCAGTCCGATGAGGCTCCTCGGCATAAGCTTACGACGACAGTGACTCACGAGGAGGACTCTGGCGGGCTTTCGCCAGCCTTTTTCTGGGGAGCCCTGGGCGCGACGTTAATCAGCGCTGGCGTAGGTACTTTTTTTGGGCTTCAAGCGCTGTCTTTAAAAAGCGACGCCGATAATATTGATCCACGCTTGTCACGCACAAACGAAAAATCTGACATTGATAACACGGCTTTGATGGCGGACGTGTTTTTTGTTGGGGCTGCAGCTTTTGCGGCAAGCAGTGTGGTGCTGTTTATTCTTACGGACTGGGAGGGCGGCAGCAAACGAAAAGAACGCATGATGAGCGCCGAGGCCGCTTCAGTGACTCCGTGGTTTTCAGCCCAAAGCGCAGGCCTTAGTCTTAAGGGGGCGTTATGA
- a CDS encoding putative metal-binding motif-containing protein, translated as MKKYLLLALLPCLSACSLMGLSNGLDPQGCLDKSPDFCDDLNTLQPTGDDCSAWACDPNAGVCAILPLDADKDGAPAAECAPEGVEGDCDDTNPNNAPGLAESCDAADNDCDELIDEGAYALPDPVMLAALAGDEEAEDARYATGDETDPVGIVYTSNKKDMNGGIISRLGFAFSAHLDETTSRFGQVIEGNTTTNNSIIRTPTAITRMGSDSFMALSVFSTIGNYSYGLVPGVLLDNDTSLSYYPGYLGFSGTNVPLPPVSQPAASAVGGDVLVMYQNRAPDPQNDSCQSTNEASLITGLAERQQPNSTYIYARQDSSTQIYVGNGTTDRLSPPAILAFTNSNPSTWIVAYAGYNEIRELGIYIYRVVKTFDSATNNIPVIKAYGPLYKEGTTDGGRLGDVGLAWGEAGDGERQLGLTFRSGCGAQAQSYLRLLSATGGSAALELSPQALVAAPTPSNQVEQIHPSAVWRTADASEWLMIWEEERSFVKAARISKAGELIDSEAYTVLGDDASGTSGLIQEGSFVKSTADGFALVSYIEGDSNKAFWAQSLVCDPGAAK; from the coding sequence ATGAAAAAGTATCTACTCCTCGCATTGCTACCTTGCCTTAGTGCTTGCAGTTTGATGGGGCTCAGTAATGGTCTTGATCCGCAGGGCTGCCTTGATAAATCACCAGACTTTTGCGACGACCTTAATACGCTCCAGCCTACAGGAGATGACTGCAGCGCATGGGCTTGCGATCCGAACGCTGGCGTTTGTGCGATTCTTCCTCTGGATGCCGATAAAGATGGCGCTCCAGCGGCGGAGTGTGCTCCTGAAGGCGTTGAAGGCGATTGCGACGATACCAATCCCAACAACGCACCAGGCCTAGCCGAAAGCTGCGATGCCGCGGATAACGATTGCGATGAACTGATCGATGAAGGTGCGTACGCCTTGCCTGACCCGGTGATGCTTGCAGCCCTCGCTGGCGATGAAGAAGCTGAGGATGCACGATACGCCACTGGCGATGAGACTGATCCTGTGGGGATTGTCTATACATCAAACAAAAAAGACATGAATGGGGGCATCATCAGTCGTCTCGGTTTTGCCTTTTCGGCACACTTAGACGAGACAACAAGCCGTTTTGGACAGGTGATCGAAGGTAATACTACGACCAACAATTCGATCATCCGAACACCCACAGCCATTACACGTATGGGTAGTGACTCCTTCATGGCACTTAGTGTGTTTTCGACGATTGGAAACTATTCCTACGGCCTGGTTCCAGGAGTGCTTTTGGACAACGATACGAGCTTGTCTTATTATCCTGGTTATCTGGGCTTTAGCGGAACGAATGTGCCACTTCCACCGGTTAGTCAACCTGCGGCATCCGCCGTGGGTGGTGATGTTCTTGTCATGTACCAAAACCGTGCGCCTGATCCACAAAACGATAGTTGTCAGAGCACAAACGAAGCCAGTTTGATCACTGGGCTTGCGGAGCGTCAACAGCCGAATTCAACATATATCTACGCCCGACAGGATAGTTCCACGCAGATTTATGTTGGCAATGGCACAACAGATCGTCTTTCTCCTCCGGCCATACTTGCCTTCACCAATTCAAATCCCAGTACCTGGATCGTAGCCTATGCTGGCTACAACGAAATCAGGGAACTTGGTATTTATATCTATCGCGTTGTTAAGACCTTTGATTCTGCGACCAACAACATCCCCGTCATCAAAGCGTATGGGCCTCTTTACAAGGAGGGGACTACTGATGGTGGCCGTCTCGGTGATGTTGGTTTGGCTTGGGGTGAGGCTGGCGATGGAGAACGACAACTGGGCTTGACCTTCCGGAGTGGTTGCGGCGCACAGGCTCAAAGTTATCTGCGATTGCTCAGTGCCACGGGAGGTTCTGCTGCTTTGGAACTCAGCCCGCAAGCCTTGGTGGCTGCACCAACCCCGAGCAATCAGGTGGAGCAGATTCATCCGAGTGCGGTGTGGCGCACAGCGGATGCTTCGGAATGGCTCATGATTTGGGAAGAAGAACGTAGCTTTGTTAAAGCTGCACGGATTAGCAAAGCCGGCGAGCTTATCGATAGCGAAGCCTATACGGTCTTGGGTGATGATGCTTCTGGAACTTCAGGGCTGATCCAAGAGGGCAGTTTTGTTAAGAGTACCGCGGATGGTTTTGCTCTGGTAAGTTATATTGAAGGCGATTCAAACAAAGCATTTTGGGCTCAAAGTCTAGTTTGTGATCCCGGAGCGGCGAAGTAA
- a CDS encoding cytochrome c yields MLRIFIVLTLLLSALACGRKGDEVREWSPQDHGQPPTDPSRTPQEAEMPSELQAAAAIWTISCSRCHGPKGQADGPERPPSVVMADLSSSEWQMARSDEEIATVIAKGRNLMPSFEKQIGAEGVQAMVQVVRSLGPAEKPEE; encoded by the coding sequence ATGTTACGTATCTTCATTGTTCTTACCTTGTTGCTGAGTGCGTTGGCTTGCGGTCGAAAAGGCGATGAAGTTCGGGAATGGAGCCCACAAGATCATGGCCAGCCGCCCACCGATCCCAGCCGCACTCCGCAGGAGGCTGAAATGCCATCCGAACTGCAGGCTGCAGCGGCGATATGGACCATAAGCTGTTCACGTTGCCATGGTCCCAAAGGACAAGCTGATGGCCCTGAGCGTCCACCTTCTGTGGTGATGGCGGATCTCAGTTCAAGCGAATGGCAAATGGCACGCAGCGATGAAGAGATCGCGACTGTCATTGCAAAAGGCCGCAACCTTATGCCTTCCTTTGAAAAGCAAATTGGGGCCGAAGGCGTGCAAGCCATGGTTCAAGTAGTGCGCAGCCTGGGTCCAGCGGAAAAGCCCGAAGAGTAA
- a CDS encoding aryl-sulfate sulfotransferase: MLPFSSMLKLGMRAIVIVFALISLLSCNDSGDKAYRIGELRLDPYGNAPMAAVVTLSADRFLSVELSIEAEGRDSWSTQFDVPAEQNWELPVIGLFAGRENHVTLRFFAEETSVGEEHFTVQTEALPEDFPEITATGEHNAQEMTFVLWYRTPAARLETVGLLVDSKGEARWYSSFAQANLAPMEIIDGLIYTSDAKSKVFVYDLLGKERQSVDIAEHGFTGIHHDIVKKPNGNLILPVDEQDGAYTEDFLIEVNPDKSSLEGLWDLKDVLPDVADVLAGTPMTQTGGDTANENPLQRSDDPIHNNAVFYDPNDDALLVTSQRIGVAKLYRSGGLHWLLAPQLINFIDDVDHNGQSDSLEAGYTADDPSTWTGDFLTDNEKSAAYSQLRYPINGKPAQNYSGFEFAYQEFLLQPLDEKSDAISSESELLGLKDHADFAYPFRPHAAMVLENGHLFLFDNGLNRNFGAPMSSGSYSRAVEYEVTPDSSDGFGGTVKQVWQYRLSVEADWYGFSPIVSDVDELANGHRLIVFGALGSSILLGQWADAYGSGPKGALITEIDPSTDEELHTLSFERTILDNYPNTELSIYRAERMDPYQAWR, from the coding sequence TTGCTCCCTTTTTCCAGCATGCTAAAGCTGGGCATGCGCGCTATTGTCATCGTCTTTGCTTTGATCTCACTTTTGTCGTGTAACGACTCAGGAGATAAGGCTTATCGCATAGGCGAGCTGAGACTTGATCCTTACGGCAATGCGCCCATGGCGGCGGTGGTGACGCTGAGCGCAGACCGTTTCTTGAGCGTTGAGCTAAGCATTGAAGCTGAGGGTCGGGATTCTTGGAGTACTCAATTTGATGTTCCAGCAGAACAAAACTGGGAGCTTCCCGTGATCGGTCTTTTTGCGGGTCGAGAAAATCATGTGACGCTTCGGTTTTTTGCAGAAGAAACGAGCGTAGGAGAAGAGCATTTTACGGTTCAAACGGAAGCCCTACCTGAGGATTTTCCGGAGATTACCGCAACGGGCGAACACAATGCACAAGAGATGACCTTTGTGTTGTGGTACCGCACCCCGGCAGCGCGTCTTGAGACGGTGGGCCTGTTGGTTGATAGCAAGGGTGAGGCGCGTTGGTATTCAAGTTTTGCGCAAGCCAACCTAGCGCCCATGGAGATCATCGATGGCTTGATTTACACCAGTGACGCTAAGAGCAAAGTCTTTGTCTATGATTTGCTAGGCAAAGAGCGACAAAGCGTTGACATTGCCGAGCACGGCTTTACTGGGATTCATCATGACATCGTCAAAAAACCAAATGGCAATTTGATTCTTCCTGTGGATGAACAAGACGGTGCTTATACAGAAGATTTTCTTATTGAGGTCAATCCGGATAAAAGCAGCCTTGAAGGTTTATGGGATCTGAAAGACGTTTTACCTGACGTTGCCGATGTGCTTGCGGGTACACCAATGACACAAACAGGTGGTGATACGGCAAACGAGAACCCGCTGCAGCGCAGCGACGATCCGATTCACAACAACGCCGTGTTTTATGATCCCAACGATGATGCCTTGCTTGTCACATCGCAGCGTATCGGTGTGGCAAAGCTCTACCGAAGCGGCGGTCTACACTGGCTTTTGGCGCCGCAGCTGATCAACTTCATCGATGATGTGGACCACAATGGCCAAAGCGATAGCTTAGAGGCTGGATACACAGCCGACGATCCAAGTACCTGGACTGGGGATTTTCTAACGGACAACGAAAAATCAGCCGCCTACAGTCAGCTGCGCTACCCGATCAATGGTAAACCTGCGCAAAACTATTCGGGCTTTGAGTTTGCTTATCAAGAGTTTCTGCTACAGCCTTTGGATGAAAAGTCCGACGCGATCAGCTCGGAGAGCGAATTGCTTGGTTTAAAAGACCATGCCGATTTTGCTTATCCCTTTCGTCCCCATGCGGCGATGGTCTTAGAAAATGGCCATCTTTTTCTTTTCGACAACGGCTTGAATCGCAATTTTGGAGCGCCGATGAGCTCTGGGTCTTACAGTCGTGCGGTGGAATACGAGGTTACGCCCGATAGCAGCGATGGTTTTGGCGGAACGGTAAAACAAGTCTGGCAATACCGGCTTTCAGTCGAAGCCGACTGGTACGGCTTTAGTCCGATTGTCAGCGATGTGGATGAACTTGCGAATGGTCATCGTCTGATCGTGTTTGGTGCTTTGGGTTCCTCGATTTTGCTGGGGCAATGGGCTGATGCGTACGGAAGTGGTCCCAAAGGAGCGTTGATCACTGAAATTGATCCAAGCACGGACGAAGAGCTCCATACGCTAAGCTTTGAGCGCACTATTCTTGATAACTATCCAAATACTGAACTTTCCATCTACCGGGCCGAACGTATGGATCCCTATCAAGCGTGGAGATAA
- a CDS encoding aryl-sulfate sulfotransferase, protein MKRFTVFLFSLLMSACFFSGCSGSREAKSTEDSVDAGGKDGAGPDQVFSIEQHDQRLIVDPYGVAPLSAMLVISDARLSQEQIDEVHISFLDPEHAFSVVLDYNDEHYARDYLDPDLLSESEIGVPLLGLVPDVVNAIDVSIVTADATFSTQLRVRPAAIDVSLPSISIERKDESKMEPGFNMAAFYGLATEHLARPLIYDHQGVLRWLLLLDRAISPGFITPVERLKNGNWILGISNVIYEYNMLGREVERWVLPIRYKQHHDIFEMPSGNFLVTVTNSEASILDDGEMIPAINDHVLEVKRDTGQIVNLWNLSEFLDVDRDDLTGADNDSDWLHLNSMIYSADDDSIVISGKHQGLAKITRGGEAGDQVNKNKHLVWILAPHVGWNKAGAQGNGMDLAPYLLSAVDEQGVPYVDDIQNAVYATDEFEWSFGQHAPLILPNSHLFVFDNGTNRDMGDFLFIGYSRGVEYEIRPSISGLGGTVHQVWQYGKERGQELYAPVISDVDVGASTGNRFIMPGSYTQKPNGDVGEVARMVEVAYPNKEVVFEAHLRMQGAHPWESEICYRQERLSLYPYSRAASQSPTK, encoded by the coding sequence ATGAAACGATTCACAGTTTTTTTGTTTTCGTTACTGATGAGTGCTTGTTTCTTTTCGGGATGTTCAGGAAGTCGTGAAGCAAAATCTACCGAAGACAGTGTCGATGCTGGAGGAAAAGATGGTGCGGGTCCGGATCAGGTATTTTCCATTGAACAGCACGATCAAAGGCTTATTGTTGATCCCTATGGAGTAGCGCCTCTTTCCGCGATGTTGGTGATTAGCGATGCACGTCTTTCTCAAGAACAGATCGATGAGGTGCATATTTCCTTTTTGGACCCGGAACATGCGTTTTCAGTGGTGCTAGACTATAACGATGAACATTATGCACGTGACTATCTTGATCCGGATTTGCTAAGCGAATCCGAGATTGGTGTGCCTCTGTTGGGATTGGTCCCTGACGTTGTAAATGCAATCGATGTTTCCATTGTGACTGCCGATGCGACTTTTAGCACACAACTCAGAGTGCGACCTGCAGCCATCGACGTATCGTTGCCCAGTATTAGCATCGAGCGCAAAGACGAAAGCAAAATGGAGCCCGGCTTTAACATGGCGGCCTTTTATGGCCTAGCTACCGAACACCTCGCTCGTCCTCTGATCTATGATCATCAGGGTGTGTTGCGCTGGCTGCTGCTACTCGATCGGGCGATCTCTCCCGGATTCATCACGCCAGTGGAACGCCTGAAAAATGGCAATTGGATTTTGGGTATTTCCAATGTGATCTACGAGTACAACATGTTGGGGCGTGAGGTGGAGCGATGGGTTTTGCCGATTCGCTATAAACAGCATCACGATATTTTTGAGATGCCAAGCGGAAATTTCTTAGTGACGGTGACGAATAGTGAAGCGAGCATTTTGGACGATGGTGAGATGATTCCGGCCATCAATGATCATGTGCTTGAGGTGAAAAGAGATACAGGACAAATCGTAAACCTATGGAATCTTTCTGAGTTTTTGGACGTGGATCGTGACGACCTTACCGGAGCGGATAACGACAGCGATTGGCTCCATCTGAATTCCATGATCTATTCTGCTGACGACGACAGCATTGTAATTTCAGGCAAGCACCAGGGGCTGGCAAAAATAACGCGCGGTGGTGAGGCGGGCGATCAGGTCAACAAGAACAAACACTTGGTATGGATCTTGGCGCCACATGTGGGATGGAACAAAGCCGGCGCGCAAGGTAATGGGATGGATCTCGCACCCTATTTACTTAGCGCTGTGGACGAGCAAGGCGTGCCCTATGTTGATGACATCCAGAATGCTGTTTATGCCACCGATGAATTTGAATGGTCTTTTGGACAGCATGCGCCTTTGATTCTCCCCAATAGCCATCTCTTTGTGTTTGATAACGGCACCAACCGCGACATGGGAGATTTCCTTTTTATCGGTTACAGCCGAGGTGTCGAATATGAAATCAGACCAAGCATTTCAGGGCTTGGCGGCACCGTCCATCAAGTCTGGCAGTATGGCAAAGAACGAGGGCAAGAACTCTATGCGCCCGTCATTAGCGATGTTGATGTGGGCGCCAGCACCGGTAACCGCTTCATCATGCCCGGTTCGTACACGCAGAAACCCAACGGTGATGTGGGTGAGGTAGCGCGCATGGTTGAAGTGGCCTATCCGAATAAAGAAGTGGTCTTTGAGGCGCACCTGCGTATGCAAGGCGCCCATCCCTGGGAGAGTGAGATTTGCTATCGTCAAGAACGCTTGTCGCTATATCCCTACAGTAGGGCTGCAAGCCAGTCCCCAACTAAATAG
- a CDS encoding sulfite exporter TauE/SafE family protein gives MVISVLFFLAIAALLTSALSAVLGMGGGLTLVGVMTVLLPAKDVVPLHGAVQLISNFTRVMVFLRHVYWKIFFIYAPSLIPGITLAAYLWSGSKLDGLKPFIGLFILAFLYWRHHKRKFKQLKLWVFVPVALITGFLAIFVGAIGPFLAPFFLRDDLEKEQIIATKAICQMWTHIFKIPAFLAFGFPYQDHVPLLLTLVACVMMGTLLGKRLLSRIPQHVFIRLFEGVLGVLALYLVGDWLAALL, from the coding sequence ATGGTCATCTCCGTGCTGTTCTTTCTTGCGATAGCTGCCCTGCTCACATCAGCTCTCTCTGCCGTGCTCGGTATGGGCGGAGGCTTGACCCTTGTGGGGGTAATGACTGTTTTATTACCGGCCAAGGATGTCGTTCCCCTGCATGGAGCCGTACAGCTCATTTCAAACTTCACGCGTGTCATGGTTTTCCTTAGACACGTTTATTGGAAAATCTTCTTTATCTACGCGCCTAGTCTTATTCCTGGCATTACCCTTGCCGCCTATCTATGGTCTGGAAGCAAACTCGACGGACTCAAACCCTTTATTGGGCTTTTTATTTTGGCGTTCTTGTACTGGCGTCATCACAAACGAAAGTTCAAACAACTTAAGCTGTGGGTCTTTGTTCCGGTAGCCCTCATTACCGGATTTCTGGCCATTTTTGTCGGCGCCATCGGTCCTTTTTTGGCGCCTTTCTTCTTGCGCGATGACTTGGAGAAAGAACAAATCATCGCAACAAAAGCCATTTGCCAAATGTGGACCCACATCTTCAAGATTCCAGCATTCCTAGCTTTTGGCTTTCCTTATCAAGACCATGTGCCTCTTCTTCTAACGCTGGTCGCATGCGTGATGATGGGCACCCTCTTAGGAAAACGTCTGCTAAGTAGAATCCCTCAGCATGTGTTTATCCGATTGTTTGAAGGTGTCTTAGGCGTCTTAGCACTCTATTTAGTTGGGGACTGGCTTGCAGCCCTACTGTAG
- a CDS encoding long-chain fatty acid--CoA ligase yields the protein MSFEKRARFVDMLSIYREATSRFGSRPLFGIKQEGQWHWMSYDSFHGTVEMLRSALCERGLERGDRVACISNNRPEWAAAAYATYGFGGVFVPMYETQLAKDWKYILKNCAAKAVFVANHKIAEAVAGFRSELPDLKCVVCLNSCADVSGCVEFDSFLLEGKNKTHAMLRVDPEESCTFIYTSGTTGTPKGVMLSHRNIACNVSACIEVFPVSESDRSLSFLPWAHAFGQTVELHSLFAQGASMGIAESVDQIVTNLGEVKPTLLFSVPRIFNRIYAALHKKLENEKWIKKRLFELAIENEVARKKLAQDGRSSMVLDSAHRFFDRVVFSKVRERFGGQLRYAFSGGAAISKEVAEFIDNLGITVYEGYGLTETSPVATANRPGARKIGSVGQAVPGVSITIDSSKVSDEGQGEVVIHGHCVMQGYYGLDEENAKVFTKDGGFRSGDMGYLDEDGFLYLTGRIKEQYKLENGKYVSPGPLEEELKLSPYILNAMVYGENRPYNVALIVADLGAVCDWAKKQGLVVSGGSELLEQDEVRQLFEKEIAAHAAVFKAFEKIRKFALVAEDFTTENGMLTPTLKIKRRVVLARYGDVLNALYG from the coding sequence ATGAGCTTTGAAAAACGCGCGCGCTTTGTGGACATGTTGAGCATTTACCGAGAGGCCACGTCGCGTTTCGGATCCCGACCGTTGTTTGGAATCAAGCAAGAAGGTCAGTGGCATTGGATGAGCTATGACAGTTTTCATGGCACGGTGGAGATGTTGCGTTCAGCGCTGTGTGAGCGAGGGCTAGAGAGAGGTGATCGTGTTGCATGTATTAGCAACAACCGACCGGAGTGGGCTGCTGCTGCATACGCGACTTATGGATTTGGGGGCGTGTTTGTCCCGATGTATGAAACGCAGTTGGCTAAAGATTGGAAATACATTTTAAAAAATTGCGCTGCCAAGGCTGTCTTCGTAGCCAATCATAAAATTGCTGAGGCCGTAGCGGGTTTTCGTTCTGAGCTTCCGGACTTAAAGTGTGTGGTGTGCCTTAACTCTTGTGCGGATGTTAGCGGTTGCGTTGAGTTTGATAGTTTTCTTTTGGAAGGCAAAAATAAAACGCATGCGATGTTAAGAGTTGATCCTGAGGAAAGTTGTACTTTTATTTACACTTCGGGCACGACCGGAACACCAAAAGGAGTGATGCTGTCGCATCGCAATATTGCTTGCAATGTCAGTGCATGCATTGAAGTTTTTCCTGTCTCCGAAAGCGATCGTTCTCTGTCGTTTCTGCCCTGGGCTCATGCTTTTGGTCAAACGGTCGAATTGCATAGTCTGTTTGCTCAGGGCGCATCGATGGGCATTGCCGAAAGCGTTGATCAAATCGTGACCAATCTAGGGGAAGTTAAGCCGACCTTGCTCTTTAGTGTGCCTCGTATTTTCAATCGGATTTATGCGGCTTTGCACAAAAAACTCGAAAACGAGAAGTGGATTAAAAAACGACTTTTTGAGCTGGCCATTGAGAACGAAGTGGCACGAAAAAAACTCGCCCAAGACGGACGGAGCAGCATGGTGCTTGATAGCGCGCATCGCTTCTTTGATCGTGTGGTATTTAGCAAAGTACGCGAACGCTTCGGCGGGCAGTTGCGCTACGCGTTTAGCGGTGGTGCGGCGATTTCCAAAGAAGTGGCCGAGTTTATCGATAATCTGGGCATCACGGTTTATGAAGGTTATGGATTGACAGAAACTTCGCCGGTAGCAACTGCAAATCGACCGGGCGCACGAAAAATCGGCTCAGTTGGCCAAGCCGTTCCGGGCGTAAGCATTACTATTGATAGTTCAAAAGTCTCCGATGAGGGTCAGGGTGAAGTCGTGATTCATGGCCACTGCGTGATGCAGGGCTATTATGGGCTCGATGAAGAAAACGCTAAAGTATTTACAAAAGATGGCGGCTTTCGAAGTGGTGACATGGGTTATCTTGATGAAGATGGCTTTTTGTATCTCACTGGGCGTATCAAAGAGCAGTACAAGCTTGAGAACGGTAAATATGTTTCCCCTGGACCGCTTGAAGAGGAACTAAAACTTTCGCCCTATATTCTTAACGCTATGGTGTACGGTGAGAACCGACCCTACAACGTTGCGCTTATCGTGGCAGATCTGGGAGCGGTGTGCGACTGGGCAAAAAAGCAGGGACTTGTTGTGTCGGGTGGCAGTGAGCTGCTCGAGCAAGATGAAGTTAGGCAACTCTTTGAAAAAGAAATCGCTGCGCATGCTGCTGTTTTCAAAGCCTTCGAGAAAATTAGAAAGTTTGCGCTGGTTGCCGAAGATTTTACCACCGAAAACGGGATGTTAACGCCAACCTTGAAAATAAAACGCAGGGTGGTTTTGGCTCGTTACGGGGATGTACTAAATGCCTTGTATGGCTAG
- a CDS encoding DUF4230 domain-containing protein: MLLFIAALFGGAATWGYFAIFGKAGMQDDEGLRVHQTPAVVVAVRKLARLESAQFNVERVVDLSDEQRTLFGLLKVKDAILLVASGEVIAGVDLAELVDGDFVVNKAKRSAKITLPPPRIFSVRVDSERTYVHSRKTDLFADRKEGLEAKARQHAEQSIRKAAQEGGILDHARRNASRTVKSLVQSLGYDDVKVYWSDR; this comes from the coding sequence ATGTTGTTGTTCATCGCAGCGTTGTTTGGTGGGGCCGCTACATGGGGCTATTTTGCGATTTTTGGCAAGGCCGGCATGCAAGATGATGAGGGATTGCGGGTGCACCAAACTCCTGCAGTGGTTGTGGCAGTTCGCAAACTTGCTAGGCTCGAGAGTGCTCAGTTTAATGTTGAGCGCGTAGTGGACCTAAGCGATGAGCAGCGCACCTTGTTTGGTCTGCTTAAAGTCAAAGATGCCATTTTGCTTGTTGCGTCAGGAGAAGTCATTGCAGGCGTTGATCTTGCCGAGCTTGTCGATGGTGATTTTGTGGTGAATAAAGCAAAACGAAGTGCGAAGATTACATTGCCTCCACCACGTATTTTTTCGGTCCGTGTCGATAGTGAACGTACCTATGTTCATAGTCGGAAAACCGATTTGTTTGCGGATCGAAAAGAAGGCTTAGAAGCTAAAGCAAGACAGCACGCCGAGCAAAGCATTCGCAAAGCGGCTCAAGAGGGCGGGATTCTAGACCATGCTCGGCGCAACGCATCACGAACCGTAAAAAGTTTGGTGCAATCACTTGGCTATGATGATGTGAAAGTTTATTGGAGCGATCGATGA